GAAGTTTGGAAAGGTCGCATTGCGGCAAAAGTTTCCGAGCCAAATGCGCTAGAAGCCATTGCAGCCGAAACCCTCCAACCGATCGAAACAGTATCCAATGTCTCTTTGTCTGATCTCAAACTAGTGACCTCCAATCGTGGCAATAGCTACCGTTTGGCGAACTCAAGCAAGTTCTGGGAAGCTCTTGCCAATGATCCTTTTAGCAAAAAAACCGTGGTTGGACCTTTCTCTGACAATGACAAACAGGTCTATGTGGAATTTGGTGCACTGACTTACGGACAAACCACAGCCAAAAAACCGACTGACCAAGCTGCAGATTTTTTGAAACAAAGGCAACTTCTTAGCTTTTTTCTTGAAATAAACCAGTCCATAGCAGCAGAATACAACGTAGAGAAAAAAGGCCTTCTCTCTTTAGAATAAATGCAAATTAAAGCCGACTTCATCAACCCGTTCCTGGAAGCAGCCACCATCGTTTTTCGCGATGTGTTACAACAGGATCTCATCCGAGGTAAAATCGGAATCAAGGATTCTCCCGCACCGAGCCACGAAATTGCGATTATCATCGGTGTGGTGGGTTCCTTTAGTGGTGAAGTGGTTTATAGTATGAACCTCGATGCTGCGTACAAAGTGTCCCGAAAACTAGTGCCGGGCCTCTCTGACGAAGATGTAAAAAATGAATACAAAGACATCCTCGGTGAGATTGCCAACATGACCACAGGTAATGCAATGAACATTTTCACTTCGGCAGGCCAATCAGTAGAGATCACAACACCTAATATCCAAGAGACAAATCACACTTCTGTTCGGTTCAATAAAAAACCAACACTCTCCATCAACTTATATTCTAAGTTTGGAAGAATTGAAGTGAATGTCGCAATCGCTTAAAGTTTAATTCTTAAATCGAAGAACCTAAAACCCGCAGTCTCTCGCGGGTTTCTTTTCTAAAATCATAACCAGGCACAGAAGTTTTTCCTTCCACTCCATTCATATAGAGTTGGTAGTATTTTAAAGACCGTTCCAAATCCCTTTCCTCCCAACTACTCTCATAAACCTTTCCCAAGTAATGATGAGCAGGAAGAAACTCTGCAGAATCTTTAAAATTCTTTATGATATTTACAAGTTGGTGGGCCGCCGAACGAAATTCCCTTTTACGAATCAGAAGAACCGCCATCGCATAATGAGATCTAGGTGTAAGTTCAGGGTGTTTTGGAAATTCAGTCACAAGTTTTAAGTATTCACGATAAGCTTTCTCTTCCGAATCAGGATTTCCAATGCGATCTAGAGAACGAGCTAGTTCAAATTGAGTTTTAATTTTGATATCTGGATCTTCTTGTTTTTCTACAAGACCTGTGGATTCTTTCTCTTTGCCATCAAGGCCAAATAGATTTGTGTTTTCTACACGAGAAAACTTTGCTGCATCCCCTTCTTTGCCATAAGAATCAGTAAATTCATTCTCTGCAGATTTTTTTTGGTCACGTGTGAGATATGCTTTTCCTTTTTGAAAAGAAGCCTGGGAAGGATCGATCACTTCCTTCTTTTTTTTCTTTTTATCAGCAGATTTTGTCTTTGTTGTAACAGAAGTTTGTGGGTTCACTGAAGCACTAGTTTCTGTATTTGAACTAGTTTGGTTTGAAGTGACAACAGTCGATTTTAGATCAGAATTGCTATTAGAGTTAAGGTTTTTAGAAGAACTACTATTTAGATCTCCAGGTTTCGAATTCTCTTGAGTTTCGGAATTTTGATTCCAGGTTTCCGGAAAAGGTAAAAACAATTCCGTTGTTTGTGCAGAAATCTTAAATACGGAAAGAACCGCAAAGAATAGAAAAATCAAAAAGTTTCGGAAAACAAATTTAAGGTGCAAAGACAAAACCTTCATCGTAAACTTTTAGGAATTCGTTCCAGACTTCTTGGTTTTCCAAGACCTTCACTAGGCTCCGGTGGTTTTGGTAATTTCAATGTTTCCAAATTCTTTTCTTCGTTTTTGGCCTTCACTTTTTTTTCTAATTCAGAAACTCGGTCGAGCATCCTTTGCATTCTAAGTTCTGAATCGGAATCCGAACCAGAAGTTGATTTTGTGTCTTCTTTGGGTTGAATCGGTTGTACATCAATCGGAGCAGGGATCAGTCCATCACCTGACGGAGTGTAGATGGGGGGAACAGAGGTATCTTCCGCTTTACGATTTCTAAAATCATACTCTTTCCCCAAAAAATCTTGTTCTTCGGGAATGGTATCATGTGAGTATCCATTGGATTCACGTTCACTGATAAAATCAAATTGCATCTTACGATTGGATTCGTATTTTAAATCTTCTGGGTCAGACATTCGAACATCTTTCCGTTTACGATTGTAGTCCCTTTCAATTTCAGTAAGAAACAAACTCCGGGTATCTTGAGCAAGTTGCAAACCTTGGGGTTTGGCATTCTCCCAACCATTACTCCAACCCACATAAATGGCCATAATCAGAAAAAATATAAAAAGCGAGATGGCAATTTTTTTTAACAGGTCTTGGACTTGCGGAGGGATCTTATCCACAAGGCCATCGACAGCACCCATCATCTTTTGGGTGTCTACATTGACTTTCGGTATATTGATATTTTTAATGTCCACGTTTACTCTTCCGAAATTTTAAAGACGACCCTTCTGTTCGTCCCACGGCCTTCTTCTGTCTGGTTGTCCGCAAGTGGAGCCGAAGAACCCTGACCAATCACTGCAATTCGCGATTCTTCTATTTTATGTTTAGACTTCAAATAATTAGCAACCGAATTTGCTCTTTCGAGTGATAACTTTTGGTTGGCTGATTTTGTCCCCACATTGTCCGTATGGCCTTCGATTGATACTTTCAAATTGGCAGATCTTCGCAAAATCCCTGCCAATCTGTCTAGTTCCGGCTCTGATTCTTTGGCAAGTTCAGCAGAGCGAAAGGCAAAAAACAAATTGTTCATCACAATTTGGTTTCCTTTTTTTAGTTTGGGAAGGACAAGAAGGACGGTTTTTTCTTTGTCCTCTTTTTCCTTACCCACCAAATTCAGGTTTTGTGAAACAGGCAGATATCCTTCCTTTTCACC
The DNA window shown above is from Leptospira brenneri and carries:
- a CDS encoding chemotaxis protein CheX — translated: MQIKADFINPFLEAATIVFRDVLQQDLIRGKIGIKDSPAPSHEIAIIIGVVGSFSGEVVYSMNLDAAYKVSRKLVPGLSDEDVKNEYKDILGEIANMTTGNAMNIFTSAGQSVEITTPNIQETNHTSVRFNKKPTLSINLYSKFGRIEVNVAIA
- a CDS encoding tetratricopeptide repeat protein, which encodes MKVLSLHLKFVFRNFLIFLFFAVLSVFKISAQTTELFLPFPETWNQNSETQENSKPGDLNSSSSKNLNSNSNSDLKSTVVTSNQTSSNTETSASVNPQTSVTTKTKSADKKKKKKEVIDPSQASFQKGKAYLTRDQKKSAENEFTDSYGKEGDAAKFSRVENTNLFGLDGKEKESTGLVEKQEDPDIKIKTQFELARSLDRIGNPDSEEKAYREYLKLVTEFPKHPELTPRSHYAMAVLLIRKREFRSAAHQLVNIIKNFKDSAEFLPAHHYLGKVYESSWEERDLERSLKYYQLYMNGVEGKTSVPGYDFRKETRERLRVLGSSI
- a CDS encoding LIC_11485 family protein yields the protein MDIKNINIPKVNVDTQKMMGAVDGLVDKIPPQVQDLLKKIAISLFIFFLIMAIYVGWSNGWENAKPQGLQLAQDTRSLFLTEIERDYNRKRKDVRMSDPEDLKYESNRKMQFDFISERESNGYSHDTIPEEQDFLGKEYDFRNRKAEDTSVPPIYTPSGDGLIPAPIDVQPIQPKEDTKSTSGSDSDSELRMQRMLDRVSELEKKVKAKNEEKNLETLKLPKPPEPSEGLGKPRSLERIPKSLR